GTCGCGAAATGATGAGAGATCGGCACGAGGGAAACGTAACGCGCGCACACAAAACTTGGTTCTCTATAGGCGTGTACGGGGCACGGGCGCGCAAAGTCGCAAAGCATCTGCAGACGGTACAGAGGTGTCTGTTGACGGGTTGACGCACCAAGCGTTGTAAATATGGCGAATGATGCTACGTCTTTAGTCAAGCGCGAGACTAAATCTCGATTCATCACTAATTTGGATTTTCACCGAGATTATCAATCTAcctaaattgatttaaaattgcaaCTGATAATTACGAAATTCTAACTAGTCGGTAAAACGTTTTACGAATACTCTCCATAAATTATTGACGCAACTCGATCATTCTCGCGATTGATTTGAACATTCCAACAGCCTCGTTCAAATTAAGGCGTTAAAAGGTTGCCTCGCGAGTAAAATTTTTGTGCAAAGGATAATGGAACAGAgacttgatatttttattcaaattttttgtatttcgataattcctatataatatttcaattctgACTAATATAGTCGACCGACGTTTCATTTACTTGATGAcggaaaaattcttttaatgtaCTGCATGCGAAAATAAAAGCTAGGtacgaatatacatatacatacatacatacatacaaagttaataatgaaaagaaaaaagaacaatagaaaggaaaagaaaacaaatatcacaagtataaaaatatgaaatatatgtatttaaacaaaatcaaTAAAGTTTACGAGTTAATATACGTTCTGATGTATACCGAGTAACAAGCGAAAAAGGTTGACTACGTTAAAATAGTTGACTGTTAATACACACaaactattaatatatttaaatttttcattttttgtcaatttttgtaaaatattgattttagtATCGCTCTATGAGCGATCTCATCAGATAATCGTTTTTGCTCATAGATTTTGAATAaagttttttgaaaaaagtctataataaatctttgatATTGATTGAAActcaagaattttttgtatatacgcGTCTCATTATTCAGATCTAATTCCGCCGATACGGGATAGTAATCGAGACAGGAAAATAATGTAGGTTTGCTCAAACAAGCACTCAATGATTGAAATACAAATGCAATAATTTCCTAATAAGAGATATTCCAACGTGAAGGAGTAACCTTcggtttattaatatttgcgcGTGACAAAAGGGCAAACACGAACGTCGCGTATATAGAATGGCGTAGATCATGCGCGTTTTTATGCCGTCTATATGGTCCGCGAAGCCAACGCTTCAAGTTCAAGCTTAAAGGAAGAGTCGATGATGCGTTTAATGCGACATATGTAACACATATGTTGTGTCCATCGGGTAACCATAGCAATTCCGAAAGCCTCGACATTCCACCGCTCGGCCATTTCCACCCCCGCGATGGGTGAAATCttcgcccccccccctcccccgaaGGCGAAGGTAATGCACATGTACACCCTCGTAGAATGTGTGCGATCACGTAGATAAGGGACATACGTGCGATATGTACGCGATATATAAGTATCCTGTTGTCCTCTGTGGTCAGTACATCTCACACCACCGTCGCGAATCGAGGACGATTCGATCGAGGACGATTTGTTCACGCTAATTCGTGTTCTCCAACAGTTCAAAAAGACCAAAAGATATAACGAACGCGCGCGTACTTCAGTATTCAAATCcgaaatctattttaattccGAAATCGTCGAGTTAGCTGCTCGTCACAACCAGCGATTTAAAGAGAGATATAAAggagaaaaagtaaataaaattttaatagtaattttgAAAAGTATTGTTAAAACTCGAGGATATTGAAAGATGACAAGTTGAAGGAATAACGAAGGCAAATAGTGGATGACAATGTGTAAAAACGATTAATCTAAATGTGTCGAATCCGTAAAGTAGCAAATGCACTCGATACCAACGATCATGTTCCGCATAAAAACATCTTCGAGGTGATTAAATGAACGAGGCTTCTTTCAAGTGTCTTCTCTCTCGTACCTCTATAAGGGCATTTCGAGTACAAAACCAAAACGTTGACCGCACCACCGCGTTTCTTCGAGCGAGGTTGATTCGTGCTCCATTCATAATTGAACGACTGTTCAACCGATGCGAGGTCACCGCCGCGACCAAGCTATCGACACTGATCAATGCTCGTTTTCTTAACTGCGCGATTAACTATCAGACGTGATCAAGGAAGCTCGCCGGAAGTGTCTGCGGTAGCGTTTCGACGGATATCTAAACGGCGCTACGGGCGTTACGGAAATATCAAATTCCGTCCCGAAATGATTCTTGTGGGAAATGAAGAACGCTTCTCGattcgtcgcgcgtcgcgcgctgATCGGTAAATGATCGTTTTGGAACAATCACCGTGAAAAATCGTTGTTTTCgacaagagaaaaaatgttatcgGACCAATCGACCACTGCTCCGAACACTGTCCATCGGAAGTCTTCCGGTCTTCGCGAACGtacttaattaaaagaaacacGAAGAGATCGACATGGATGATAAGAAGCTGCAAGTAGACGATGACAGCCAGGTATACTTAGCACCGTTCCAAAAATCGGTTTTGCATCCCGCGCATGTGAGAATATTTCTCATAGTGAGTTATCGCTtagtaatatacatatatataaatatgccaAGTACTACATCCCCGAAGTGTGTAGCACGagcacatatatgtatatagagaattaaaatgaaaaatgaatgATAACGCGAAACATTTACGTGTTTACGAGTTTACGTTCGCGCTTCGAgaatatctaattgtaagtgatcGTCATCTGAACGGAAAGGATGCACGTATCTTAATAATACATCTAAACATTCTAAACAACTCGGATCGATATCTGCATCTGTCATCTCATCAAGGGGCAAGGCCTAAAGTACTCATTATCTCGAATCTATCTCGTCGAGTCTAATTACTGGCGTAATTACCGTAATACGCTGTTCCTTTTTCGCTGCGTAGTACACTTTTTCGTTAGCGAGAACTCATgttgattttttatgtttaaaggTGATTAAGATATCGATCCTCTGCTCCATTTTATTCTTCGCGAACTAATTTCTGTCTTTTGCTCGCACCGTGTGCGTCACCACACACCGATTCCATTATCAGATTAAAGCACCGATAATATGACTTTTTGCGACATTTTTTATGACCGAGACGAGGATATGAATAGGACACACGAGCTAGCGGAGGTAATGATGATCCATTGGAAAAGCTCTGTAAGCTTTGTCTGAATAATTTTAGCCAAACCACCACGTTCGAAGGCCTAGCAGTTGGGGCACTTTTCTTCATCCCGACGATAATAGCCCAGTCGAGCATCAATTCAACGACGAGAAATCGAGCGGCTCTGGAAACAGCTCTCGCGCGTCCTCGGCTAAATCGGCCAGGACCTACAATGGGTCTCGCAATGCGCCGAAATCTGCGGAATTGATCTCGTCCGTCTACTCCAATAGAGACATCATTTGTGAGCCCGACAAAAACGGCTCGCTGCCCGGTGAAACGCCGGCGAGTGTCAAGAGAAAATTGTCGAGAGCCAGCGCGGTGTATCCATCTGGAACGAATTTAATCGCGCAGGATGCCTTCGgtaagaattaatttagtGTTTAATCGAACCACGCGCTATAAGCAACGGCGGGATTTAATTTCAAGGCCGATGCACGGCTGACGCGGTACGTTCGATATCGAACGATCTCGATGTCAACGGTTTCCAGTTTCTCCGAGCTTTAACCACGTGAGGCATGAGATTCCACGTTTGCTCGACAATATGGGAAAGTTAATTTTACCTACAATCGCGTTATATAACGTTTTAATAATACGGAATTTGTTAGACACATAAGCTGGGTGCTCGATACGACATACGACCTACgcgacatatatgtatagatgtATAGAAAGAATAAAACGAGTCTCTCGTGGAAACCCGCGGTTGTCTATAACAGCAATAAAGCTATGTCAGTAAACCTCGATCAATATGCGTACGAATGTCAACGTGTCACGAATATCggatattaataatgcaacgTTTGACTCGGCTTTATCACCGTACGAATGCGCGCTCTAACTTCCTGGTTACTAACTTTTTGCTCTTTTTCGTAATACCATCCTACTTTTGCGAAACTATGCCGcgaaattatagatattattgtaAGGATGCTTTCAAGGTGAAGCAAATCGCGCGCAATGGGGCTTAAAGAACATTTACAATATGTATACGTTGTTATCAATTTTCGCTATAATTTGCCAAGTAAACGCCGCGGCATTTCCAACGAAATTATTAGACAAATGTTAACGCGGTTACGTCAACGCAAAATGAGCCGCAAACGCGtactaaagattataataattctgttGAAACTGAGCAAGGTCCCAAACTCACGGCACCCACCTCTCCGGAAATTAACCCTTCGCTACCGGAAACGCCAGTTTCGCTTGATTTCGCCGAAACCACCGGGGATTCGTTGCCGCCGAAAGAAACGGGAATCGATCCCGAACTACTTTATTTTCGGTGAGTAATTGTCTACCACGGCGATATGTCACGAGTTATTTTGGTTCACCCTCGTTTGCGCTTTAGACAATTAAGTGACgagacatatacatatatatagacgGACATAGGCACTCAGTTTCTCGTTTCTATTATTACAAGCTTAATACAATTATCTAGAATGTTAGCgattgttttatcatttttttatcgttactTGATGCACAAGGGGAAAGACCAACTCGGGGATAGAAAATGCGAAGGGCGTTTATTTCGGAGGTGCCTTATTTTTAGAAACTACTCAATATAAAACATGCATATGCGAGACGAAGCATTGTTATCAAAATTGGTTCACCTTTTTTAATGTTtcgcgattaattatttattaatcgactcgatttaattttagCGACGGCCAACGAAGAATCGATATAGTGTTAGTCTACCAGGAAGAGAACGAAGGAGTAATGACTGAATTAGAAGCTCGTCGGCGAGAACAGAGACGAGTATTTCAACAGAATCTTTTGAAAGAAGGTCTGCAACTAGAGCTCGAGCCAAAAGAGAGCTCATTTGACGGAAAAAcgtatttcttaaaattacatataccTTGGAAAATCAAAGTGCAATACGCCGAAATAATGAGTCTAAAACTACCCACAAAGAGATTCAGAACGATCCCTATGAAAACTTGGGTACGTCTTTTACGAAAACCAGACATACATTAGGCATGTTCTATAGGTGTCGTATTCTATACCACGTAAATAATATCcgaattaaaacaaaaaacagGATACAGACGGTACCAAAGAAGTATCGAAATTCTGGGCGCGATGGGCGCGGTGGTCCAAATGGATACATAAAATTCATACTTGGGATACGTCGAAATATCCCGAGGAACCACATTTTTATGACTACATAGATTCCGGCGATCGTGAGgaaaggtatttaaataatgcgaaattattatcgtatatatacatatatatatatatatatatatatatatatatacatatatatatatatatatatatatatatagagagagagagagctataTATGCTATCGTCGAACTTGATTATCCTTGATTAACCTTGATGTTTGGCAGGTTTATCGTAAAGGAAAGGGATAATGCTTATACGCCCGCTCAGAGATCGTTAATAGTGATGCAGATATTATTGCGAGCGAGATACGACGAGAACCATGAAAAATCTGGTATTCGTAGGCTTTTAGCGGACGGAACGTATGTCGATTGTTTTCCTTTGCACGAGGGTCCTTATAATAAACCTATGCGCAACGGAGAGATTCTTGATAGATACCTGTTGTACTTAATATGGGCAAGACCCGCGCAATggtagtaaaaaatattactttgagTGTTCAATgttgcataataaaatatttgagatttttttcatACATCTTTATAGGTATAAGAAACAGCCGTTATGGTTAATAAGACGATATTTTGGCGAGAAAATCGCTCTTTACTTCGCGTGGCTAGGATTTTACACGAAATGCTTATATCCACCAGCAGTGGTAGGACTTTTATGCTTCGTTTACGGTCTTGGAAGCATGGAGGGTGAAGACAATATTCCCAGCAAAGAAATATGCAATTCTAATATAGCTGGTAAATATTCGtcattgcaatatttttgtacaataaaaGTCTCGCAAACtctctcgaaaaattattctgcaatgtctataatatttttaattttatgtaacgcAACATTTCAGGAAATATTACTTTGTGTCCTCTTTGTGATAGAGCATGTAACTATCAAAAACTCGGCGATTCCTGTATATTCTCGAAGTTGACTTACTTATTTGACAATCCCGCGACTGTCTTCTTCGCTATTTTTATGTCTTTCTGGGGTAAGATTTGAAATAGAGTTAAATACCTGCTTCCACACAATCGTGCGTATCTACGCACGTTTTAACGTGTTCGCTTTAATTTGTCCGACATTGCTGTAATAGCTACCACGTTTCTCGAGCTATGGAAACGGCGACAAGCCGTGCTCGTTTGGGAATGGGATCTTCAAAACGCCGAATACGACGAAGAGCCCAGACCTGAATTCGAGACGTCTGTTAAAACGTTCCGGATAAATCCCGTAACGAAGGAAAAAGAACCGTATTTACCCGCGTGGTCTAAAGCCGTTCGATATTTGGCTACTGGCTCAATAGTATTTTTTATGGTAATTATATCACGCATTTCCATTTTCTTCGACATGCAATATTTCGTCATAGATTATATTATCGTTGATACTTTTTTGCGCAGATATGCGTAGTCCTCGGAGCGGTTTTAGGGACGATAGTGTATCGCATTTCGTTGGTTGCCGTCTTTTACGGTGCAAGCGgtagttttttaaaaagacaCGCGAAAATATTCACTTCCATAACCGCCGCCCTCATTAACTtggtaataataatgatactCACGCGAATATATCATCGGCTGGCTCGTTGGATGGTCAATATGGAAAATCCGAGAACGCAGACGGAATACGAGGCCagttatacatttaaaatctttttattcgaGTTCGTCAACTTTTACTCTTCTTTGATTTACATCGccttttttaaggtataaggtatattattaacatatgaCATTGCGACACGAACACTGCTGTTTGAGCTTCAGTTCGAGCATCatcgttaatttattttagggGAGATTTTTCGTCCATCCTGGCGATGCAGATGCGAGAGCCTCGGAATTTTACCGTATTAAAACGGACGTATGCGATCCCGCTGGTTGCCTTTCGGAAGTCTGTATTCAACTTGCGATTATAATGGTCGGTAAGCAATGCTTCAATAATTTTGTCGAAATCTTATCGCCGAAATTGTGGAATTGGTGGCGCAAGAGAACGCAAGTCGCGGCGACAAAGAACCATGATAGAAGATACACCTGTTGGGAGAAAGATTATCAGCTTCAAGACCCAGGAAGATTAGCTTTATTCGATGAATATTTAGAGATGAGTGAGTCACATATTATGCGTTTTACAGAGAGATACCTTTTTACAGATATCttttacagatatatttttgcctttttatgttatttatagtTCTGCAGTATGGATTTGTAACATTATTCGTAGCAGCGTTCCCATTAGCGCCTCTATTCGCTTTACTGAATAATATCGCTGAGATAAGATTAGACGCGTACAAAATGGTTAAGGAGGCTCGGAGACCGTTAGCCGAGCGAGTAGAAGATATTGGCGCTTGGTCCGGTATTCTTAGGGGTGTAACTTACGTGGCGGTGGTATCGAATGTACGCACGcacatataaacaaatttatcgaATCGCACAAGTCGCTCTAGCCCTCggttacaaaatatacatgttCCAGGCCTTTGTTATCGCGTACACATCCGACTTTATCCCACGAAGCGTGTACACGTTCGTTTATTCGCCCACTGAAGATTTGGTGGGTTACATCGATAGCTCTCTGTCAGAATTTAATACTTCCGATTATCGCGACGATATGAAGAGCGACATAGATGGCGAACATCCAGAGACGTGTCAGTACAGAGGCTACAGAAATGGTCCAGATCACTCTAATGATCCTTACGGACTTAGCCCACAGTACTGGCACGTTTTCGCCGCGCGTTTAGCTTTCGTCGTTGTCTTCGAGCACGTTGTAAGTCGACTCGTTcttttactaattaatatagagataataaattgattgttTCGATGGAGggaatactttttttttacaggttTTCGCACTTACCGGTATTATGAGTTACGTGATACCGGCTGTACCGCATTCTCTGACAACTCAGCTGCAACGCGAACGATTGATCGCTCAGGAAGAAAAGTacgaaaaggaaataaaagggaaagaagacgaagacgaTTTACTTTCGGTTTTAAGAGAGGCGGGAAGTATCGGTAGAGGAAGCTGGGCTAGACGATTCAGCAAATTGAGCGACGCTCTAGATACTCACGCTGATGTTAGGCATAGTAAACGCAGCGATAGCTCCACAGTATGGCAAGTCCCATAAAATCAAGCCAAATCTTCTCTATTATGTAAACATTTCCTATTTTCAGTATCATTTCCAaataacttatattatataagtccAAGTcctataataaatttacactTACGCTTTTCAACATTCTCGCCCCTAATTATTACCAGATGCACTGTAAAAAACGCAGATGtaaggtaaaaattacaaacatactgttacataatatacttttttattttacataatgccatattttttttcctagaaattattacaatctattatgtatatatatatatatatatagaatatatttataataatatacatgtattttctctctcctctctctctctcccccttctccctccctcttcctctctttctccctgtctctctccctttccctctcaatatatatatatattcatttcgGTACACGTCACTTTCTTACGTCTATTACTTTAAAATCTAAATGTCTAATtacattaacatattttttaatggaaactATATCACAGTTGTGTTTGAAGGAGAGACGGGGATTTAAAGGAAGGAAGCATTCAGGTAACTGATATTGAGCATAGTCTATTCGGTAAGATTGTAAAATATGGTGATCACAAAGCATTGGCTATTTCAAACAACAGActtgaaaatttatcaaaatagttgtcaaaattatcaaattaccacttaatatttttaatattttcatatttaatggtttatcataataaatacttaatctCAATCCATCAATCTATCAGaccttttttacaatttgtatGGCAAGGAAGATTTCAGCTTTTAATAACTTACCGAATGGACTAAGCAGCGactgaaaatgttttttttttttcaacaaagtaaaaaaataaaactgagaAGGGCAACACTTAACTAGGTCCGGGAGGagagttaaaattaaacatggTAGTAGGTGGACGTCCCGGTAAAGGTTTTGGTGGTAACCTCGGCGTCACTGATCCTGAAACGCAATAGtacgaaaataaatatccGTTATATGAACACATAATCCGTTATATAAACGCGACATAATATCTCACCGTTAGGCTGCGTTGGTGGAAGTTTTGTAGGGCTAGGGCTATTGAAAGACATATGTCTCCGCGGATGAACGATAGTACAGCATGTATTTTCTAACGTGGAATTTCGGCGAGTCAATAATGCCGAACTACTTGAGTTTAGCGTTGCTGGAAGTCGTGGTGGTAATGTTACAGGTCGTGGTGGTAACGGCGGTGGTGAGATATCATCTCTCGGAGGGAGAATTGGTGCGTTTGGAGCTTGTTTTGCCTAAAGTTGTTGAATCAAATTTCTTACTTTCTCGAAGAAAATCAATACTTGTTCTATTTTTCATGTATCTTGATGTGCAGAGATATTTCTACTctattaatgcaatatacgGAAATATAAATTCGATGCAATCTGTCGATAAATCTGAGATTATCCAATACagtaaatatcgatttttttttcactaattttatcgaataaacgaaaaataatttgatttaaatacaaCATTTTCCTTGAGAGGAAATCTaaattcgtaatatttttaaatcttgctAAGTACATAGAGATATCTCGGTATTGAATTTGAAAATTCTTCAAATTAAAtgaatcttattgttagttaatCTTGGAATCTTACTTGTTGTGGTGATCCGCTACATGAATTTTCTCGTGGTTTAGTTCGTGGTTTAGGTGGTAGAGGTGGTGGAAGTTGGCTAGGAGGTATATTGGGAGACGACGGTGTTGGTATTGCACTGGGGCTTCCACCTGGCAACGGTAGACACGTTGGAGCACTTATCATGCTATTTATAGTGTTTATATTAAAGCTGAAGTGATTACTTTGATGAAGGTAAGGAATCAAAGGTCCAGGAGATTGAGGGCTGCTACTCGATGAAGGAATCGAAATTGCTGACCCACTAGGTGGACTAGGTGATGCTGGAGGTGGCACAGGTGCTACGGAAAAATgacaaaagttatatattcatataattattgttaatacgtgatttaaatttagatgCATACCGAATATGACTGGCGCAAAAACGCTGAGATCCACTATGTGTGGAACTGTAATTTGTGATCCATGTGGAGGAGTTTCCGGTAATTCGTGGGGAAACGTGTCTGCTGAAGAATCGTGTAATCTTACGCTAGACGCTACCACATGTAACGGAGCTGGTAATCTTCCGCTTCTGGCTTTGATTCCTGGCGATTTCAAGTTCAATTCTGGCCATTTACGCGGCtgttgcaaaaatttaaaaatgtaaaacgtgAAAGACAATTTCGATATGCTGTATCAATGAAACGCTTACGAATCGTGGAGGTTGCCTGCATCCTCTTGGCTCAATTTCTAAACTTTTATTGTACAAATAATTGCTTATATCCGCATCTTTCATATTGGGATCAAAAGGACACAGGTTTTCAAGAAATTGTCTTATTCTAGACTCCACTAAAAGACAATAGGGTTGATTTTGATACTGCTGTATTTCACCAGTTATTTCCGCTACTTTTCGACGTttgctaaaattaataagcTCCGGACTTGCCGGTAAATAATCCGGATTTCCCTCTTCAATATGCAGAATATTAGTCAAGTACATACCTGAcaatgaaaaaagaatttaacttTCTGTCGTAATTCTCTGACAAGGGGTCATTATGTTGGTAATACTTACCAAAGAATGGTACGCAAGGTGGATTGATAGATCTTAATTTCTCTTGATACTTTCGAAAATGATCGTTGTTGAGCTCTCGTGCTTCTTCCAATGCTTTTTCTAATCGTGCTGGCAATTGCTATAAAAATAaccatgtaaaaaaatagtttgatacaagaattttgattttaattttatatatttgctcatacttgaaatgtaaattttaatctgaAAACCGACGCCGATCCCATAGCACTGATAACGGCCAAAACGCCGTTAAAATTATTGAGATCTTGCAACACCATCATTACTTCGATCGCACGTGATATAATGGCTAATCTCTCGTCGAAATTTTCAGCCTCTACTATTGTCTTTTCTAACCATCTTGTAAACTATTAAACCGcagtaaaaatcaaattagtGTCGCATAGTAACGTAACACAACAGGCATTTTATATCACGATATATTTACGATGACTTGAAATAAAAGCTTACATTTGTCGTATGTTTAATCATCTTCAACAGATTCGGTGATGTTTTTTCCTTATCCTTTTTTGTCCATACAGAGCCAACTAACTCGGAAGGTTTTACCGTTCTATACAGATCGAACTCCAATAGTGTTAATTGTCTCGCTAATTCGATAGGATGTAACTGTAATTTATAAGTTGATTCAGTAATGGTAATTTTggtaatgttaattaaatatcttgattGTATCAAGGTGTTGGggagatattataaaaaaaataaattaattaattaaagaagaaattatccGTATACCTGAAGTATTCCATATTCTTCCTCAGGAACTTTAAGATGCCACTCAATCGGTGGAGGAGATCGTTCAAAACTAAATGTGATGGGTCGTTGTTCCGACGGCTCGCATTTtctttgtacaatttttatcaccGAATCAACCCATTTCCGCATAGATTTACCGCTAACGGTATCCAAAAACAATTGCAATCTTTCTAAAAGATTTCTATCTCGTTCGAAATCGTAAAAATGATGATCCACCTAAGAAAATTcacgtaagaaaataaaactgcgAATAATGACATTGTAAGAGAATCtgtaaggaaaaattaaaaaatgttacaaaccCAGTGTCTTAAAACGTTCAAAACTCTAAATTGCACCGGTTGACAAAATTCTTTCCTATATCTTTTCCAATCTTCTCTAGCTATCTTACATACGGAAGGTTTGTCTTCTTCACCATAGACCAATGAAGGATCTGGTATATCGAATCTTTCTATTAGCAATGTTAACAATTCTTGAGGTGAGCAAAAACTCCTGTAAtcgttacaataaataaatcattaataaataatttatctcataTGTAAAAAGAATTGGTACAGTATGCTACCATTTTACTTACCTGTAAGTAGTAAGGAATGTTCTTACAAAAGCTGGATCAGCATATATGTGGTAAGTTAATCTCTCTACTAATTTTACCAAAGTTGCGCCCTTAATCAAGGGAACACCACCATTTTCCCTGGCCTccaaaacaatattttctgGACCATCTTGTTCAGTAAATTTATACAAGTGAGATGGAGGTAGCCTCAATGGGTGCTTTCTTTCCTCGTCCAAGAGGATACTATCTAAAGTTCTTTCCAACATACTTTTTGTATTCAACATCACTAAATCCGCCATCCAATTATTCTTGTCTTCGACAGATTTGGCAACAAGAATAACATTAGGGTGGTCCCTTGGTGCAATTTcaaaagcattttttaattctatgtaaaaaatattttaattaggaAGATTACAAACGTTAACACAAAATTACAATAGAGTTGTATATACGTTTACCTTCAGTATCTTCTCTATCAATAATATCgacttttctaataaaaagtCTCTCTTTCAGTCGGAGTTCACCTTGATGAGCCGAATGTCCACCTACTCCGACCGCAACAATACCTGCCGCAACAGTAACACTGACTCTTTTACTACCAGTTGGTTTACACAATACTAATAAACCATCGAATAACAAGGCCTTTCTTTCCGTTAATCTTCGTCCATTACTAGCCACCTTTTTCAATGTATCCTCTGTAATGTATGAAcattatataatgatatataactACTAATGATTAAAAGAAATGGTTGAAGATATcgagagataaagaaatatttttttattacctcTAATAAACTCATTGCAACACTGCCCGATATCTCTTTGATCCCAACCGTCGACAGTCTTTTGTAGTTCACTAGTTTTC
The nucleotide sequence above comes from Temnothorax longispinosus isolate EJ_2023e chromosome 4, Tlon_JGU_v1, whole genome shotgun sequence. Encoded proteins:
- the Sos gene encoding protein son of sevenless isoform X3, translating into MLGMLCGHPPPQTPQDVEERVRRTFPTPIDRWALRDARDALEKGKKKSPLVLPVDKIHQLLQKEVLQHKIDSQVSLFVVGVLEYISADILKLAGNYVKNIRHVEISCEDIRVAMYADMVLMDMFHQDDCTEGPQSSLSAVVSQTYEESVRDLIHDERHYIRDLHMIIKVFREEIAKLAQDKSELETLFSNITDIYEVTMTLLGSLEDIMEITEEKQTLTVGSCFEELAEAAEFDVYIKYAKDINSPASREVLTNLLSRPEASTALRAAGHGFKEAVKYYLPKLLLQPIWHCFLYFDYIKVLQKRTPNTEDGETLEQVQGLLRPLQMELMQSVANLPKKDTGLRMQSRARRQAALEKTSELQKTVDGWDQRDIGQCCNEFIREDTLKKVASNGRRLTERKALLFDGLLVLCKPTGSKRVSVTVAAGIVAVGVGGHSAHQGELRLKERLFIRKVDIIDREDTEELKNAFEIAPRDHPNVILVAKSVEDKNNWMADLVMLNTKSMLERTLDSILLDEERKHPLRLPPSHLYKFTEQDGPENIVLEARENGGVPLIKGATLVKLVERLTYHIYADPAFVRTFLTTYRSFCSPQELLTLLIERFDIPDPSLVYGEEDKPSVCKIAREDWKRYRKEFCQPVQFRVLNVLRHWVDHHFYDFERDRNLLERLQLFLDTVSGKSMRKWVDSVIKIVQRKCEPSEQRPITFSFERSPPPIEWHLKVPEEEYGILQLHPIELARQLTLLEFDLYRTVKPSELVGSVWTKKDKEKTSPNLLKMIKHTTNFTRWLEKTIVEAENFDERLAIISRAIEVMMVLQDLNNFNGVLAVISAMGSASVFRLKFTFQQLPARLEKALEEARELNNDHFRKYQEKLRSINPPCVPFFGMYLTNILHIEEGNPDYLPASPELINFSKRRKVAEITGEIQQYQNQPYCLLVESRIRQFLENLCPFDPNMKDADISNYLYNKSLEIEPRGCRQPPRFPRKWPELNLKSPGIKARSGRLPAPLHVVASSVRLHDSSADTFPHELPETPPHGSQITVPHIVDLSVFAPVIFAPVPPPASPSPPSGSAISIPSSSSSPQSPGPLIPYLHQSNHFSFNINTINSMISAPTCLPLPGGSPSAIPTPSSPNIPPSQLPPPLPPKPRTKPRENSCSGSPQQAKQAPNAPILPPRDDISPPPLPPRPVTLPPRLPATLNSSSSALLTRRNSTLENTCCTIVHPRRHMSFNSPSPTKLPPTQPNGSVTPRLPPKPLPGRPPTTMFNFNSPPGPS